Proteins encoded within one genomic window of Apis mellifera strain DH4 linkage group LG1, Amel_HAv3.1, whole genome shotgun sequence:
- the LOC410043 gene encoding ornithine decarboxylase, with amino-acid sequence MKVTNLDERIHVLDSASNVTTVIKDIALSGLQEEAFYVLDIGDVVRKHQIWKEKMPRVSPYYAVKCNDNLIVIEVLAALGIGFDCASKSEINKVLSVGVDPSRIIFANPAKPASHIRHSAVVGVDVMTADNESELHKIKKLHPTAKVVIRIRCDAEVAQCQLGMKFGCDPIFEAPNLLRLSRVLGLNIIGISFHVGSGCQDPPVFYRAIRHSKILFDLATDLGFKPYLLDIGGGYPGNKGSSIDRIADVVNEALDEYFNTDAVHVIAEPGRFYVASAFTLATSIHSKRSVRGDENSPNTITHNMYYINDGVYGSFNCLLYDHQHVIPIPLKKGCGKMIPSSIWGPTCDGLDQVVENVLLHEMDLGDWIIFENMGAYTLPVASPFNGFPVPKVHIVADENIWHLLKDALPLTEEHFVIGNTPANLRLGLDIGGTDTNAWHNSNIELTSTQILADVTNPPSSYFYDYLEVDL; translated from the exons atgaaggtAACAAATCTGGACGAACGTATTCATGTCTTGGACAGTGCGTCAAATGTTACGACCGTCATCAAAGATATTGCATTGAGTGGATTGCAAGAAGAAGCTTTTTATGTGCTTGATATTGGAGATGTCGTACGTAAACATCAAATATGGAAGGAAAAAATGCCACGCGTCAGCCCTTATTATG ctgtaaaatgtaatgataatttaattgtaattgaagTACTGGCTGCTCTTGGTATTGGTTTCGATTGTGCATCCAAA TCTGAGATTAACAAAGTACTAAGTGTTGGAGTAGACCCGTCAAGAATTATCTTCGCCAATCCAGCTAAACCGGCATCACATATCCGTCATTCTGCTGTTGTTGGTGTCGATGTTATGACAGCAGATAATGAAAGCGAGTTacataagattaaaaaacttCATCCAACTGCTaag gttGTTATTAGAATTCGTTGTGATGCTGAAGTTGCTCAGTGTCAATTAGGTATGAAATTTGGTTGTGATCCTATATTCGAAGCACCCAATCTTTTGCGCCTTTCACGTGTATTAGGACTCAATATCATTGGTATTAGTTTTCATGTTGGATCTGGTTGTCAAGATCCACCAGTATTTTATCGAGCTATACGTCATTCtaagatattatttgatttagcAACAGATCTTGGTTTTAAACCATATTTGTTAGATATTGGAGGTGGTTATCCTGGAAATAAAGGTTCTAGTATTGATAGAATTGCTGATGTTGTTAATGAAGCActtgatgaatattttaata CTGATGCTGTTCATGTAATTGCTGAACCTGGCCGTTTTTATGTTGCCTCAGCATTTACACTTGCAACTAGTATTCATAGCAAACGTTCAGTACGCGGTGATGAAAATTCACCAAATACAATTACGcacaatatgtattatattaatgatggTGTTTATGGCTCTTTCAATTGTTTACTTTATGATCATCAACATGTAATTCCAATACCtctaaaa aaaGGTTGTGGAAAGATGATTCCCTCAAGTATTTGGGGACCAACCTGTGATGGTTTGGATCAAGTTGTTGAAAATGTTCTATTACACGAAATGGATCTTGGTGattggataatttttgaaaatatgggAGCATATACATTACCAGTTGCTTCTCCATTCAATGGATTCCCTGTACCAAAAGTTCATATTGTTGCTGACGAAAATATttg gcatttattaaaagatgcTTTGCCTTTGACTGAAGAACATTTTGTTATTGGCAATACTCCAGCTAATTTACGACTTGGTTTGGATATCGGTGGAACTGATACCAATGCATGGCACAATTCAAACATTGAATTGACATCGACTCAAATTTTAGCTGATGTTACTAATCCACCATCATCATACTTTTACGATTATCTTGAAGTTGATCTTTAA
- the LOC726221 gene encoding transmembrane protein 14C, with translation MPVDVVGYIYAATVAAGGIMGYVKAQSIPSLSAGLIFGSVLGYGAYQTSQDPTNIGLSIAATSVLGGIMGYRYYNSGKLMPAGLIAIFSCIALIKTIVRSFSAAHESPLNKES, from the exons ATGCCTGTTGATGTagttggatatatatatgccGCTACAGTAGCGGCTGGTGGTATAATGGGTTATGTAAAAGCGC aatcaatTCCTTCTTTGAGTGCGGGACTTATCTTTGGATCTGTTTTGGGCTATGGAGCTTATCAAACTTCTCAAGATCCTACAAATATTGGACTTTCTATAGCAGCAACTTCTGTTCTTGGTGGAATTATGGGTTATCGTTATTATAATAGTGGTAAATTAATGCCAGCTGGTTTAATTGCTATATTtag ttgtatagcattaataaaaacaattgtcAGATCTTTTTCTGCAGCCCATGAAAGTCCATTAAACAAAGAaa gttaa
- the LOC413735 gene encoding glutamate--cysteine ligase regulatory subunit isoform X1, which yields MLSQNLLVRTGNILNLNEAKTKASQNPTDELIETLKIVLRDNEGIGENPIIIEGIEDNALKDINREDVKITVKVFISSPDVNLLKEAIDQVCNSLNINAIESLVIAYSGKENSEDILSSLKHLWTGVEEYVKIGKLSSVGLSDVNTNEFIDLFQWANVKPNIVQISLATCCIVPPALQTFTKENDVQLLTHNDPGQILPQEDLNGIFNANTNVHWVTRYQIHLKCRGILSSKGYLIYVNKQTT from the exons ATGTTATCACAAAACTTACTAGTTCGAACCGGAAATATACTTAACTTAAATGAAGCAAAAACAAAAGCAAGTCAAAATCCCACAGATGAG ctaATTGAAACACTAAAAATTGTACTTCGAGACAATGAAGGCATTGGTGAAAATCCAATTATT attgaAGGTATAGAAGATAATGCCTTGAAAGATATCAATAGAGAAGATGTTAAGATAActgtaaaagtatttatttcatcacCTGATGTAAACTTATTAAAAGAAGCTATAGATCaag tttgtaattccttaaatataaatgcaattgAATCTTTAGTAATTGCTTATTCAGGAAAGGAAAATTCAGAAGATATATTATCATCACTAAAACATTTATGGACTGGAGTAGAAGAATATGTGAAAATTGGCAAACTATCAAGTGTTGGCCTTAGTGATGTCAAcacaaatgaatttattgatttatttcaatgggcaaat gTAAAGCcaaatattgtacaaattaGTTTAGCTACATGTTGTATTGTACCACCAGCATTGCAAACATTCACTAAAGAAAATGATGTACAATTGTTAACACATAATGATCCTGGAC aaattttacctcaagaagatttaaatggaatattcaATGCTAATACAAATGTACATTGGGTTACAAGGtatcaaattcatttaaaatgtcGTGGTATTTTATCTTCAAAAGGTTAtctaatatatgttaataaacaaacaacataa
- the LOC413735 gene encoding glutamate--cysteine ligase regulatory subunit isoform X2, with protein sequence MQDLIETLKIVLRDNEGIGENPIIIEGIEDNALKDINREDVKITVKVFISSPDVNLLKEAIDQVCNSLNINAIESLVIAYSGKENSEDILSSLKHLWTGVEEYVKIGKLSSVGLSDVNTNEFIDLFQWANVKPNIVQISLATCCIVPPALQTFTKENDVQLLTHNDPGQILPQEDLNGIFNANTNVHWVTRYQIHLKCRGILSSKGYLIYVNKQTT encoded by the exons ATGCAAGAT ctaATTGAAACACTAAAAATTGTACTTCGAGACAATGAAGGCATTGGTGAAAATCCAATTATT attgaAGGTATAGAAGATAATGCCTTGAAAGATATCAATAGAGAAGATGTTAAGATAActgtaaaagtatttatttcatcacCTGATGTAAACTTATTAAAAGAAGCTATAGATCaag tttgtaattccttaaatataaatgcaattgAATCTTTAGTAATTGCTTATTCAGGAAAGGAAAATTCAGAAGATATATTATCATCACTAAAACATTTATGGACTGGAGTAGAAGAATATGTGAAAATTGGCAAACTATCAAGTGTTGGCCTTAGTGATGTCAAcacaaatgaatttattgatttatttcaatgggcaaat gTAAAGCcaaatattgtacaaattaGTTTAGCTACATGTTGTATTGTACCACCAGCATTGCAAACATTCACTAAAGAAAATGATGTACAATTGTTAACACATAATGATCCTGGAC aaattttacctcaagaagatttaaatggaatattcaATGCTAATACAAATGTACATTGGGTTACAAGGtatcaaattcatttaaaatgtcGTGGTATTTTATCTTCAAAAGGTTAtctaatatatgttaataaacaaacaacataa